The following DNA comes from Proteiniborus ethanoligenes.
TTATTGATTTAATATCAAGCTTATCGTTAGCGATTGCATATGCAATTACCTTATCCAGTATTTTAGGCTCATAAAGGTCTAGCAGTTCTAATATCTTTCTGGCATGATAACTAGGTTGCTGAAAGAGCCCTGTTGCAGCCTTTAAGTATGCTTCCCCATTTTTAAATGTACTCATAAAATCCCTTTTTATCTGTGGAATAGATTTACTTGCTTTGACTTTAATATCCTCATAATGTTCAGGGTTTTTAAATATGCCATGTTTACCATCCTGAAGTTCAAGAGACATTATGTATTCTTTTTCCTCTGTATATATTTCTATGCGAAATCCATAAACAATGCGGTACTTAAGCTGTTTTGTAGCATATTTTATTGGTACGCTGTACTTATTGGTGTTTATGTGTATGTATCCATCATTGCTTATTATTCTTTTTTCAAGGGACTTCATTCTAAATCTAGTGTTAGGTAGTGGCAACAGTGCCTGGATTTCCTCATTTTCGAAGAATTCATTAGGTATTCGCCTTGTGGATGTATGTATTTCTCCATTCCAATCTCGGATAAATTCTTTCCCCCTTTTGTTCAAATCCTCCATAGAGTAAAATGTATTTCCCTTGATAAATTGCTCTTCTATATACTGAAACGGTTTTTCTATTTTACCTTTTGTACGAGGCCAGTAGCAGTTACATGCATTAAGCTCTGTGCCAAGATGTGCAGCTAGAAGTAGCGCCTGCTCATTGTATCTTATTTCCTCCTCGCTTTTAGGATTATTTTCTATGACA
Coding sequences within:
- the istA gene encoding IS21 family transposase, producing IPILRIAKQLKMSKNTVKKLIKLKEEPKYTRDHYPSKVESYMDQILMWRTFPEYDFNGTRIFRELVKRGYEGSINPIYRALKKIDEEKTEISRDATVRIETPPGDQAQYDWSEYQVVVNERVRTIYCFSMILAASRKKAICFSLSCDAEAIYEAIQELYDDLGGITLELLIDNPKALVIENNPKSEEEIRYNEQALLLAAHLGTELNACNCYWPRTKGKIEKPFQYIEEQFIKGNTFYSMEDLNKRGKEFIRDWNGEIHTSTRRIPNEFFENEEIQALLPLPNTRFRMKSLEKRIISNDGYIHINTNKYSVPIKYATKQLKYRIVYGFRIEIYTEEKEYIMSLELQDGKHGIFKNPEHYEDIKVKASKSIPQIKRDFMSTFKNGEAYLKAATGLFQQPSYHARKILELLDLYEPKILDKVIAYAIANDKLDIKSIKQLIRNDFFKIIADEAKANEVIKSIDTEGIIRSLDYYEESSEVTAL